In Thermodesulfobacteriota bacterium, a single genomic region encodes these proteins:
- a CDS encoding diguanylate cyclase: protein SVLSRDYPVIMAIATISAVLTLIGILIADLVYVLVDPRISFEAKK from the coding sequence TCAGTACTCTCACGTGACTATCCTGTGATTATGGCAATAGCAACAATTTCGGCAGTGCTCACTCTTATAGGAATACTTATTGCTGATCTTGTATATGTTCTTGTAGATCCCAGAATCAGTTTTGAGGCTAAGAAATGA